A genomic region of Candidatus Stoquefichus sp. SB1 contains the following coding sequences:
- a CDS encoding NUDIX hydrolase encodes MENITFHITVKAIVIYRHKILILKRIRPSSDGLGFWELPGGGLEYGETPHEALIRELKEETNLDIKIIKPVYTFTAIRPDYQTVGIGFLTIPTNDHVIISHEHTDFKFVEIDDLRNYLDEKIYNDIIFTLKEYENMNLEE; translated from the coding sequence ATGGAAAATATCACATTTCACATTACTGTGAAGGCAATTGTCATTTATCGTCATAAAATATTGATTTTAAAAAGAATACGTCCCTCAAGTGATGGTCTAGGCTTTTGGGAACTACCTGGTGGTGGACTAGAATATGGTGAAACACCTCATGAAGCGTTAATAAGAGAATTAAAGGAAGAAACAAATTTAGATATCAAAATCATCAAGCCAGTCTATACATTTACAGCAATTCGCCCAGATTATCAAACTGTAGGAATTGGTTTTTTAACAATTCCCACAAATGATCATGTCATTATTTCACATGAACACACTGATTTTAAATTTGTGGAAATCGATGATTTAAGAAATTATTTAGATGAAAAAATTTATAATGATATCATTTTTACACTGAAAGAATATGAAAATATGAATTTGGAGGAATAG
- a CDS encoding TfoX/Sxy family protein — MKKLSEYPNIGPAVEAQLHQVGIDTMDQLQDIGSQEAWLKIQSIDSSACIHRLYSLEAAIQGIKKKDLSLDDKQYLKDFYNQHKLSKNQD, encoded by the coding sequence ATGAAAAAATTATCTGAATATCCGAATATTGGTCCTGCTGTTGAAGCACAATTACACCAAGTTGGAATAGATACAATGGATCAGCTCCAAGATATTGGCAGTCAAGAAGCATGGTTAAAAATTCAATCTATTGATTCTTCGGCATGTATACATAGACTTTATTCTTTAGAAGCAGCAATTCAGGGTATCAAGAAAAAAGATTTAAGTTTAGATGACAAACAATATCTTAAAGATTTTTACAATCAACATAAACTATCAAAAAATCAGGATTAA
- a CDS encoding cadherin-like beta sandwich domain-containing protein, producing the protein MKKSKVTQFLLGVFVCIGIIVGNTQEIYAASYSVSISASSVSAGGEVKVTVNGNGCEGSFSVSANNGATVKGANPIWTGESTTVKAGSSSFTITVSPVSVADSNTGKKITDLKSTSKNISIKAPSSNNGGGSTSSGGSTSANTGGTTTSDTSTKEKDTRSTDNLLSSLTVSEGTLNPSFSSNKTSYSINLTSDITSLTIDAKAKDSKAKVSGIGKKDIVIGSQTFEVVVTAENGSKKTYAITVNVTEKPTVFTQFGNQKLGLLIDVSKVDGPKGYVGTSLELENTPITGWKNETNGLVLVYLMDESGNKNFYICENGKIMGKYETIEINGKSYTLIDIPSDIEKQDGLKRSKVKIGDLEIEGWTFEDQEHANYSVVYLMNDAGEKNLYSYESTEGTLQKYVPSIEKNEMGMITYIFIGTTVVFAATSIGLLVLYMNFKKKSISAIKDYYASKNQDFD; encoded by the coding sequence ATGAAAAAAAGTAAAGTTACTCAATTTTTATTAGGAGTGTTTGTTTGTATTGGAATTATTGTAGGAAATACTCAAGAAATTTATGCTGCTTCATATAGTGTTTCTATTAGTGCTTCAAGTGTATCTGCTGGAGGTGAAGTCAAAGTAACTGTAAATGGTAATGGGTGTGAAGGTTCATTTAGTGTTTCTGCAAATAATGGGGCAACAGTTAAAGGAGCTAATCCAATTTGGACTGGTGAATCCACAACAGTTAAAGCCGGTTCAAGCTCATTTACTATTACTGTGTCTCCTGTAAGTGTTGCTGATTCTAATACAGGTAAAAAAATAACGGATTTAAAATCAACAAGTAAAAATATTTCTATTAAAGCACCTTCTTCAAATAACGGAGGAGGATCAACTTCTAGTGGTGGTTCTACTTCTGCTAACACTGGAGGTACTACAACTAGTGATACAAGTACCAAGGAAAAAGATACACGTTCTACAGATAATTTATTGTCATCTTTGACTGTTTCTGAAGGCACTTTAAATCCCTCATTTTCGTCTAATAAGACTTCATATTCTATCAATTTAACATCTGATATCACTTCTTTAACTATTGATGCTAAAGCAAAGGATTCAAAAGCAAAAGTGTCTGGTATTGGTAAAAAAGATATTGTGATTGGAAGTCAAACATTTGAGGTTGTTGTGACTGCTGAAAATGGGTCGAAAAAGACATATGCGATTACTGTAAATGTTACAGAAAAGCCTACTGTTTTTACTCAGTTTGGCAATCAAAAATTAGGCTTGCTTATAGATGTTTCAAAAGTTGATGGTCCTAAGGGATATGTGGGAACTTCCTTGGAACTTGAAAATACGCCAATAACAGGATGGAAAAATGAGACAAATGGATTAGTACTTGTATATTTAATGGATGAATCTGGAAATAAAAATTTTTATATTTGTGAGAACGGTAAAATTATGGGGAAATATGAGACTATTGAAATTAATGGTAAGAGTTATACTTTGATTGATATACCATCTGATATAGAAAAACAGGATGGACTGAAAAGAAGTAAGGTTAAGATTGGGGACCTTGAAATTGAAGGGTGGACTTTTGAAGATCAGGAACATGCTAATTATTCAGTAGTTTATTTGATGAATGATGCTGGAGAAAAGAATCTTTATTCTTATGAAAGCACTGAAGGTACATTACAGAAATATGTTCCAAGTATAGAAAAAAACGAAATGGGTATGATAACTTATATTTTTATTGGAACAACTGTTGTATTTGCTGCAACTTCAATAGGGCTTCTAGTTTTATATATGAATTTTAAGAAAAAGTCTATTTCAGCAATTAAAGATTATTATGCATCAAAAAATCAGGATTTTGATTAA